In Alicyclobacillus macrosporangiidus CPP55, a single window of DNA contains:
- the queA gene encoding tRNA preQ1(34) S-adenosylmethionine ribosyltransferase-isomerase QueA, translating into MRVEDFDYELPEELIAQTPLERRTDSRLMVVDPVAQTMIHTRFANLRDHLVPGDVLVLNNSKVLPARIMAVKADTGARIELLLSKAIAEDEWEVLARPAKRLKAGTTLTILEPLPGEADRWRPSGGTAVVTAVCEEGLRHIRFSAREPLETFFQRVGNVPLPPYIHTKLRDPNRYQTVYAQHAGSVAAPTAGLHFTEDLLQEVREMGVEVHFVTLHVGLGTFKPVKVERVEEHRMHSEAYYVPPSVADAVRRAKREGRRVIAVGTTALRTLESAGQDGDIRAGGGDTSIFIYPGYRFRVIDALITNFHLPKSTLLMLVAAFMGLDFTKRVYETAVAERYRFFSFGDAMFIVRGAWSGDGQDKVSAGGGDSNGTGTV; encoded by the coding sequence TTGCGCGTCGAGGATTTCGATTACGAACTGCCCGAGGAGCTGATTGCGCAGACGCCGCTGGAACGGCGGACCGACTCGCGCCTGATGGTCGTCGATCCGGTGGCGCAGACGATGATCCACACGCGATTCGCAAACCTTCGCGATCATTTGGTACCGGGCGATGTGCTGGTCTTGAACAATTCGAAAGTGTTGCCAGCCCGCATTATGGCCGTGAAGGCCGATACGGGGGCGCGGATCGAACTGTTGCTCTCGAAGGCTATCGCGGAGGACGAGTGGGAAGTCCTGGCACGGCCTGCCAAGCGCCTGAAGGCGGGGACGACGCTGACCATCCTGGAACCCCTTCCTGGGGAAGCGGACAGGTGGCGACCGTCGGGTGGGACGGCCGTCGTGACCGCGGTCTGTGAGGAGGGGCTGCGCCACATCCGCTTTTCGGCGAGGGAACCGCTCGAGACGTTTTTCCAGCGCGTCGGGAACGTTCCGCTGCCGCCTTACATTCACACCAAACTGAGGGATCCGAACCGGTACCAGACGGTGTACGCCCAGCACGCGGGGTCGGTGGCTGCCCCGACCGCGGGCCTGCACTTCACCGAGGACCTGCTCCAGGAGGTCCGGGAGATGGGCGTCGAGGTGCATTTCGTCACGCTGCACGTCGGGCTCGGCACCTTTAAGCCTGTGAAGGTCGAGCGTGTTGAAGAACACCGCATGCACAGTGAGGCGTACTACGTACCCCCTTCGGTGGCCGATGCGGTGCGGCGGGCCAAGCGCGAAGGGCGACGGGTGATCGCTGTCGGCACGACGGCGCTGCGCACGCTGGAGAGCGCTGGACAGGACGGGGACATCCGGGCCGGCGGCGGAGATACGTCCATCTTCATCTATCCGGGTTACCGGTTCCGCGTGATCGACGCGCTCATCACGAATTTTCACCTGCCGAAGTCGACCCTCCTGATGCTGGTGGCGGCTTTCATGGGGTTGGACTTCACGAAGCGGGTGTACGAGACGGCGGTCGCCGAACGGTACCGCTTTTTCAGCTTCGGCGACGCGATGTTCATCGTGCGCGGCGCCTGGTCGGGCGACGGGCAGGACAAAGTCTCGGCGGGGGGAGGGGATTCGAATGGGACCGGTACGGTTTGA
- a CDS encoding anti-sigma factor domain-containing protein: MRRNGIVLELHPDCAIVLSRDGEFCRIPRTAEMLVGVEVEWEAPAASGRPGRVPGRERLRAPWRRLSIAGMAASLVAAAGVWFGISATRPAQAYVAVDVNPSVSLEVDRNLRVLSAHGNDAEGAKLLSGLHLQGDPLGVALQDIVHAAEAVDALGSDDAILVSAAPAAGSADLTRVQQAAESALMQLVPAGMKAPHLYTITLSPAIWQAADAAKISPGRLAAYLVAEKEGVHVQSVNDLYGPSLVRILSDPAAAPVLQVLSAADISQLERFIDSLHLPASAGGGPTGSSNPANGSANAGAVQGQTANPPGSAQGGGGQNATGHGQGAGQGSGSKGSGGTPAGRQGGANGSGTGGSGTTGKSSGKHGSGKPGSGNGTPDDDGPGGGGLRVSGSIGAGGEIQVRIGDRVITVPVDFGVMGRLTGSGADSGGKRHGSSHDGGSDGSSEAGFLTDRPMTISSHGWDKHSAQGERGSNHGQHGHDG; the protein is encoded by the coding sequence GTGAGAAGGAACGGCATCGTCCTGGAACTGCATCCGGATTGCGCCATCGTCCTCAGCCGGGACGGGGAGTTTTGCCGCATTCCGCGTACCGCCGAGATGCTTGTGGGGGTGGAGGTGGAGTGGGAGGCCCCGGCGGCTTCCGGGCGTCCTGGCCGGGTTCCAGGGCGCGAACGGCTCCGTGCACCGTGGCGCCGGTTGAGCATTGCCGGAATGGCCGCCAGCCTCGTCGCCGCGGCAGGCGTCTGGTTCGGAATCAGCGCGACGCGCCCGGCACAGGCCTACGTTGCGGTGGACGTCAACCCGAGCGTGAGCCTCGAGGTGGACCGCAATTTGCGCGTCCTGTCGGCCCACGGCAACGACGCGGAAGGTGCCAAGCTGTTGTCGGGGCTGCACCTTCAGGGCGATCCGCTGGGGGTGGCCCTGCAGGACATCGTCCACGCGGCCGAAGCCGTTGACGCCCTCGGCAGCGATGACGCCATTTTGGTCTCGGCCGCACCGGCGGCGGGTTCGGCTGATTTGACGCGCGTGCAGCAGGCGGCTGAGTCCGCCCTGATGCAGTTGGTGCCTGCCGGAATGAAGGCCCCGCACCTGTACACCATTACGCTGTCGCCGGCGATCTGGCAGGCCGCGGACGCCGCCAAGATCTCACCCGGGCGGCTCGCAGCCTATTTGGTGGCGGAAAAAGAGGGGGTCCATGTCCAGAGTGTCAATGATCTGTACGGCCCGTCGTTGGTGAGGATCCTGTCGGACCCCGCCGCGGCACCGGTGCTTCAGGTGCTCAGCGCGGCCGACATTTCGCAGCTGGAGCGATTCATCGACAGCCTGCACTTGCCTGCGTCGGCCGGGGGTGGGCCGACGGGTTCGTCTAACCCGGCGAACGGGTCGGCGAACGCGGGTGCGGTACAGGGTCAAACGGCGAACCCGCCGGGCAGTGCCCAGGGGGGCGGCGGGCAAAACGCAACCGGCCACGGCCAGGGGGCCGGTCAAGGGAGCGGCTCCAAAGGAAGCGGCGGGACGCCTGCCGGCCGACAGGGCGGCGCCAACGGCAGCGGGACTGGCGGCTCGGGAACCACGGGCAAGTCGTCCGGGAAACACGGGTCGGGCAAGCCGGGTTCCGGGAACGGTACTCCCGATGACGACGGTCCGGGCGGAGGCGGACTTCGGGTGAGCGGCTCCATCGGCGCAGGCGGGGAGATCCAGGTGCGTATCGGCGACCGGGTGATCACGGTCCCGGTCGACTTCGGCGTGATGGGTCGCCTGACCGGGTCCGGCGCCGATTCGGGTGGGAAGCGCCATGGCTCTTCGCACGACGGGGGGAGCGACGGGTCGAGCGAGGCGGGATTCCTGACAGATCGGCCCATGACGATCTCCAGTCATGGCTGGGACAAGCATTCGGCCCAAGGGGAGAGGGGGTCGAACCACGGCCAGCACGGACACGACGGGTGA
- the sigI gene encoding RNA polymerase sigma factor SigI, with product MRGLLFGRRSEDKSQLDSLLALAQAGDADARNAIIEQYTPFILKVASQAARRYIDRERDDEYSVALMAMNEAIDRFDPARKVNFLGFAETIIRRRLIDHFRAQRAQAKAVPWTEFDVTDDEDNVVNYVEVKTSVEAHGEAEERAERQAEILEYAQALSDYGLSFAELVEVSPKHADARANAIAVAKAVVADEELLRYVQERKSLPLKLLEERVHVSRKTMERQRKYILAVVVLLNGDFHHLRSFIS from the coding sequence TTGCGAGGACTGCTGTTCGGCAGGAGGTCCGAAGACAAAAGCCAGCTCGACTCGTTGCTGGCCCTCGCCCAGGCGGGGGACGCGGACGCGCGCAACGCCATCATTGAACAGTACACCCCGTTCATTCTGAAAGTCGCTTCTCAGGCTGCTCGCCGGTACATTGACCGCGAGCGGGACGATGAGTACAGCGTCGCCCTGATGGCGATGAATGAGGCGATCGATCGGTTCGATCCCGCTCGCAAGGTGAACTTCCTCGGCTTCGCGGAGACCATCATCCGCCGGCGGCTGATCGACCACTTTCGCGCCCAGCGGGCGCAGGCCAAGGCGGTCCCGTGGACGGAGTTCGACGTGACGGACGACGAAGACAACGTCGTCAATTATGTGGAGGTCAAGACCTCGGTGGAGGCGCACGGGGAAGCCGAGGAGCGAGCCGAGCGCCAAGCCGAGATCCTGGAGTACGCGCAGGCGTTGTCCGATTACGGCTTGTCGTTCGCGGAGCTCGTGGAGGTCTCTCCGAAGCACGCGGACGCACGCGCCAACGCGATCGCCGTCGCGAAGGCGGTCGTGGCCGATGAAGAATTATTGCGCTATGTGCAGGAGCGCAAGTCCTTGCCCCTCAAATTGCTGGAGGAGCGCGTGCACGTGTCGCGCAAAACGATGGAGCGCCAGCGCAAGTACATCCTGGCGGTCGTGGTTCTGCTCAACGGCGACTTTCACCACCTGCGTTCATTCATCTCTTGA
- the ruvB gene encoding Holliday junction branch migration DNA helicase RuvB → MSERLISSDWSREDLAFDSLRPRFLDDYIGQSGVKDNLRVFIQAAKERSEPLDHVLLYGPPGLGKTSLSMVIANELGVNIRITSGPAIERPGDLAALLTNLQAGDVLFIDEIHRLPRAVEEVLYPAMEDFALDIVIGKGPAARSVRLDLPGFTLIGATTRAGLLSSPLRDRFGVIVHLDYYPVADLARIIRRTADILRMPVDDDAAEEIARRSRGTPRVANRLLKRVRDFAQVAQAPVLTKELAQAALAKLQVDELGLDELDDKVLQTLIHKFAGGPVGLDTLAAAVGEEAGTIEDVYEPYLIQMGLIQRTPRGRVATAAAYKHLGVPVPDHLSAPERPL, encoded by the coding sequence ATGTCGGAACGGTTGATTTCGTCCGATTGGAGCAGGGAGGACCTGGCGTTTGACTCCCTGCGGCCCAGGTTTTTGGATGACTACATCGGCCAGAGCGGCGTTAAGGACAATCTGCGGGTGTTCATCCAGGCGGCCAAGGAGCGGTCAGAGCCCTTGGATCACGTCCTGTTGTACGGCCCCCCCGGGCTCGGCAAGACGTCCCTGTCGATGGTCATCGCCAACGAATTGGGTGTGAATATTCGCATCACATCGGGGCCCGCCATCGAGCGGCCGGGGGACTTGGCCGCGCTGCTCACCAACCTGCAGGCGGGCGATGTGCTGTTTATCGACGAGATCCACCGTCTTCCACGAGCGGTGGAGGAAGTCCTGTACCCGGCCATGGAGGATTTCGCGCTGGACATCGTCATCGGTAAAGGTCCGGCGGCCCGTTCGGTCCGGCTGGACTTGCCGGGGTTCACGCTGATCGGTGCGACGACCCGGGCGGGTCTGTTGTCGTCTCCGCTGCGGGATCGATTCGGCGTCATCGTTCACCTCGACTACTACCCGGTCGCGGATCTGGCGCGCATCATCCGCCGGACGGCGGACATCCTGCGGATGCCGGTGGACGACGACGCGGCCGAGGAGATCGCCCGCCGTTCGCGCGGGACTCCCCGTGTCGCCAACCGGCTCCTCAAGCGGGTGCGTGACTTCGCCCAGGTCGCTCAGGCACCTGTGTTGACGAAGGAGTTGGCGCAAGCGGCGCTCGCGAAATTGCAGGTAGACGAACTGGGATTGGACGAACTTGACGACAAGGTGCTGCAGACGCTCATTCACAAATTCGCCGGCGGCCCGGTGGGGCTCGACACGCTGGCGGCCGCGGTAGGCGAGGAGGCAGGAACCATCGAGGATGTGTACGAGCCGTATCTGATTCAGATGGGGCTCATCCAGCGAACTCCGCGCGGGCGCGTCGCTACCGCGGCGGCGTACAAACACCTGGGTGTGCCGGTACCGGACCACCTGTCAGCGCCCGAGCGGCCCCTATAA
- the ruvA gene encoding Holliday junction branch migration protein RuvA translates to MIAFVRGCIHQTGPGMAVVDVGGVGYRVFVTERCAANLSVGEEVLLYTHYRVREDEASLYGFLSPEERDWFELLMGVSGVGPKGALQILSATEPSVFAQAIAEEDVGFLCTLPGVGRKTAQRLVVELKDKIGALQGRIQPAADRMVSRLAEAAGAGVSNDVVEALVTLGYNERQAAAVVQETIRAHPDAGVEEVLRWCLRQLAP, encoded by the coding sequence GTGATCGCGTTCGTCCGCGGGTGCATCCATCAGACGGGGCCCGGGATGGCTGTGGTGGATGTCGGCGGCGTCGGGTACCGGGTGTTTGTGACGGAGCGCTGTGCCGCGAACCTGTCCGTGGGCGAAGAGGTGTTGCTGTACACCCACTACCGCGTTCGGGAGGACGAGGCGAGCCTGTACGGGTTCCTGAGCCCGGAGGAGCGGGATTGGTTTGAGCTGCTCATGGGGGTCTCCGGCGTGGGCCCAAAAGGGGCGCTGCAGATCCTATCGGCGACGGAGCCGTCCGTGTTCGCACAGGCCATCGCCGAGGAGGACGTGGGCTTTTTGTGCACGCTCCCTGGCGTCGGGCGAAAGACCGCCCAACGTCTGGTGGTCGAATTGAAGGATAAAATCGGCGCGCTGCAAGGGCGGATTCAACCCGCCGCGGACCGGATGGTCTCTCGGCTAGCGGAGGCGGCTGGAGCCGGGGTGTCGAACGACGTCGTTGAGGCCCTGGTGACCCTGGGCTATAATGAGAGGCAAGCCGCCGCTGTGGTGCAGGAAACCATCCGAGCCCATCCCGATGCCGGGGTGGAGGAGGTGTTGCGATGGTGCCTGCGCCAACTGGCCCCGTGA
- the ruvC gene encoding crossover junction endodeoxyribonuclease RuvC: MTKIRILGIDPGLARTGYGVVDSDGSHLRAVGYGCIETPAHTPLPRRLQQVYDEVREVIARHRPDTVAVEQLFFYRNTTTAFAVGQARGVAILAAVQAGLELAEYTPMQVKQAVSGYGKADKGQVQEMVRLLLQLPARPSPDDTADALAVAIAHAHAGPFRKLADGAGGEGTVRA; encoded by the coding sequence ATGACGAAGATTCGCATCCTCGGCATCGACCCAGGATTGGCCCGGACCGGCTACGGGGTGGTCGACAGCGACGGGTCGCACCTGCGGGCCGTGGGCTACGGCTGCATTGAGACCCCCGCGCACACCCCGCTGCCCCGGCGGCTTCAGCAGGTATACGACGAGGTCCGGGAGGTCATCGCGCGGCACCGGCCGGACACGGTGGCGGTGGAACAGTTGTTTTTTTACCGGAACACGACGACCGCCTTCGCCGTCGGCCAGGCGCGGGGCGTGGCCATCCTGGCTGCTGTCCAGGCGGGCCTGGAATTGGCGGAGTACACGCCGATGCAGGTGAAACAGGCCGTCTCCGGGTACGGCAAGGCGGACAAAGGCCAGGTACAGGAGATGGTGCGGCTGCTATTGCAGCTGCCTGCGCGGCCGAGTCCGGATGACACTGCCGATGCTCTGGCGGTGGCCATCGCGCACGCGCACGCAGGCCCATTTCGCAAGTTGGCGGACGGCGCAGGCGGAGAAGGGACGGTGCGGGCGTGA
- a CDS encoding YebC/PmpR family DNA-binding transcriptional regulator: MAGHSKWHNIQRRKGKQDAVRGQLFTKLSRDIYLAAKEGGGNPETNFRLKTAIERARQNNMPADNIARTIAKATGGIQGVTYEELMYEGYGPHGVAIMMDIVTDNRNRTAADIRHIFTKRGGNLGESGCVAWMFKREGQITVNREDYRGTVDDLMMLVLDAGAEDLREEDEAFIIVTGVEQFNAVRTALENAGVPIADAELTYEPTTTVPLSGDALDQVLDLIDALEAHDDVQNVYANVEAAEA, encoded by the coding sequence GTGGCAGGGCATTCGAAGTGGCATAACATCCAGCGGCGCAAAGGGAAGCAGGACGCCGTGCGCGGCCAGCTGTTCACGAAACTGTCGCGCGACATCTACTTGGCAGCCAAGGAGGGGGGCGGAAACCCCGAAACCAATTTCCGCCTCAAGACGGCCATAGAGCGCGCCCGGCAGAACAACATGCCCGCAGACAACATCGCGCGCACCATCGCCAAGGCCACCGGCGGAATCCAGGGGGTCACGTATGAGGAATTGATGTACGAGGGCTACGGGCCCCACGGAGTGGCCATCATGATGGACATCGTCACCGACAACCGCAACCGGACGGCGGCGGATATCCGTCACATCTTTACAAAACGCGGCGGCAACCTGGGCGAGAGCGGGTGCGTGGCGTGGATGTTCAAGCGGGAAGGCCAGATCACCGTCAACCGCGAGGACTACCGAGGGACGGTGGATGACCTGATGATGCTGGTGCTCGACGCAGGCGCGGAGGATCTGCGGGAAGAGGACGAGGCCTTCATCATCGTCACCGGCGTGGAGCAGTTCAACGCAGTGCGGACGGCCCTGGAGAATGCGGGGGTCCCGATTGCGGACGCGGAGTTGACGTACGAACCCACGACCACCGTACCGCTTTCTGGCGACGCGTTGGATCAGGTGTTGGACCTGATCGACGCCCTGGAGGCGCACGACGACGTGCAGAACGTATACGCCAACGTGGAGGCAGCGGAAGCCTGA
- a CDS encoding NAD+ synthase, whose amino-acid sequence MRPEIERRLRLNTDLAIRVLTAFIREEVEKAGFERVILGLSGGIDSALAAYLAARALGPERVQAVMMPYRTSSPASLEDARLVVDDLGLPALTVPITPAVDAYFEQMDALLGEPAPPLRRGNRMARERMATLFDLSAHFGALVLGTSNKTELLLGYGTQFGDLASALNPIGDLYKYQVRQLAAAIGVPSSILNKPPSADLWEDQTDERELGFGYDEADEVLYQLVDQRLSVEEIAARGYDERFVRLLAGRVRRNQYKRKPPIIAKLSGRTVGVDFRYLRDWGL is encoded by the coding sequence ATGAGGCCGGAAATCGAGCGGCGGCTGCGCTTGAACACGGACTTGGCGATCCGGGTCCTCACCGCATTCATCCGCGAAGAGGTGGAAAAAGCTGGTTTTGAGCGGGTGATTCTCGGTTTGTCCGGCGGGATCGACTCGGCGTTAGCGGCCTACCTGGCGGCACGCGCCCTCGGTCCTGAGCGCGTCCAGGCTGTGATGATGCCCTATCGGACCAGCAGCCCAGCCAGCCTGGAGGATGCGCGGCTTGTGGTGGACGATCTCGGCCTGCCCGCGCTGACGGTGCCGATCACACCCGCGGTGGATGCGTATTTCGAACAGATGGACGCTCTGCTCGGCGAGCCGGCGCCGCCCCTGCGCCGCGGGAATCGGATGGCCCGGGAACGGATGGCTACGCTTTTCGACCTGTCTGCCCACTTCGGGGCGCTCGTGCTGGGGACGAGCAACAAGACGGAATTGCTGTTGGGGTATGGCACGCAGTTCGGGGATTTGGCAAGCGCGCTTAACCCCATCGGCGATCTGTACAAATACCAAGTCCGGCAGCTGGCGGCTGCGATCGGCGTGCCGTCGAGCATTCTGAACAAGCCTCCGAGCGCGGACTTATGGGAAGATCAGACGGACGAGCGAGAGCTCGGATTTGGATACGATGAGGCGGATGAGGTGCTGTACCAGTTGGTGGATCAGCGCCTGTCCGTGGAGGAGATCGCAGCGCGCGGCTACGACGAGCGGTTCGTCCGGCTTCTGGCGGGGCGCGTTCGGCGAAACCAGTACAAGCGCAAACCGCCCATCATCGCGAAACTGTCCGGGCGGACCGTCGGCGTCGACTTTCGCTACCTGCGCGACTGGGGGCTGTGA
- a CDS encoding nitrilase-related carbon-nitrogen hydrolase has protein sequence MTQRIEVALGQVRPVLGDVGKNVDKHLEWMEEAKRRGADLVVFPELGLTGYQVLDLTLEVARPLSHPDITRLVRESREIDVVFSFVEESEAHLFYIASVYASGGEIRAVHRKVYLPTYGMFDEGRYLAAGSGFHTFQSRLGKTGMLICEDAWHVSSPYLLALGGATCLVLPAASPARNVMEQGDFGSQAFWRQLLQVYAQLFGVYIVFVNRVGFEDGVSFFGGSGVVSPQGEWVYEAPSMEEGLYTAEIDPGAIRRARYGTPMLRDERVDLVWRALGRLVDGGWRG, from the coding sequence GTGACGCAGCGCATCGAGGTGGCCCTGGGCCAGGTGCGCCCCGTCCTCGGGGACGTCGGCAAGAACGTGGACAAGCACCTCGAATGGATGGAAGAGGCCAAACGCCGTGGGGCCGATCTCGTCGTGTTCCCAGAGCTCGGCCTGACCGGGTATCAGGTCTTGGACTTGACGCTCGAGGTGGCCCGGCCTCTGTCGCATCCGGACATCACCCGCCTGGTTCGCGAGAGCCGCGAGATCGACGTGGTGTTCAGCTTTGTCGAGGAGTCGGAGGCTCATCTGTTCTACATCGCCAGCGTATACGCGTCCGGCGGTGAGATTCGGGCGGTGCACCGGAAAGTCTATCTGCCGACGTACGGCATGTTCGATGAAGGGCGCTATCTGGCCGCCGGAAGCGGATTCCACACCTTCCAGAGCCGCCTCGGTAAGACTGGAATGCTCATCTGCGAAGACGCCTGGCACGTCTCCAGTCCCTATCTGCTGGCGCTCGGCGGGGCCACCTGCTTGGTGCTGCCCGCAGCCAGCCCGGCGCGCAACGTCATGGAGCAGGGGGATTTCGGGTCCCAGGCTTTCTGGCGCCAGCTCCTGCAGGTCTACGCGCAGCTGTTCGGGGTGTACATCGTGTTCGTCAACCGGGTCGGCTTCGAGGACGGCGTCAGCTTCTTCGGCGGCTCGGGCGTCGTGTCCCCGCAGGGGGAGTGGGTATACGAAGCCCCGTCCATGGAAGAGGGCTTGTACACGGCGGAGATCGATCCCGGTGCCATCCGGCGCGCCCGGTATGGGACGCCGATGCTGCGGGATGAACGGGTGGACCTGGTGTGGCGCGCGCTGGGGAGGCTCGTGGACGGGGGGTGGCGTGGATGA